A genomic segment from Sander vitreus isolate 19-12246 chromosome 3, sanVit1, whole genome shotgun sequence encodes:
- the LOC144516020 gene encoding dual specificity protein phosphatase 14 — MAVSQVSPVLYLSGLDSALNAGVLSSRSITLIVNASGLEDVSYPPLDGLSVLHVPVQDRPHAPLKRYFDLVAERINQNQTGRTLVHCTAGRSRSPALIMAYLMRFEGLSLRRAHEVVLDQRPFIRPNAGFWRQLMEYERSLFGRNSVRMARTSAGVLPEALQDAAEAAYCVNV; from the exons ATGGCGGTGTCTCAGGTGTCTCCGGTTCTGTACCTCAGCGGGTTGGATTCGGCCCTGAACGCCGGCGTCCTCTCCAGCAGGAGCATCACGCTGATCGTTAACGCCAGCGGCCTGGAGGACGTGTCCTACCCGCCCCTGGACGGCCTGAGCGTCCTCCACGTCCCCGTCCAGGACCGTCCTCACGCCCCCCTCAAACGCTATTTTGACCTGGTGGCTGAACGGATCAACCAGAACCAGACCGGGAGGACTCTGGTCCACTGCACCGCCGGCCGGAGCCGATCCCCCGCCCTGATCATGGCCTACCTGATGAG GTTTGAGGGTCTCAGTCTGCGGCGGGCTCATGAAGTGGTTCTGGATCAGCGTCCGTTCATCCGGCCCAACGCAGGTTTCTGGCGGCAGCTGATGGAGTACGAGCGCTCGCTGTTCGGCAGGAACAGCGTCCGGATGGCGAGGACGTCCGCCGGCGTTCTGCCTGAAGCTCTGCAGGACGCCGCCGAGGCCGCGTACTGCGTCAACGTCTGA
- the LOC144515999 gene encoding uncharacterized protein LOC144515999, translating into MRKQLSAADQNPVIPKVRYHPSIQTPPIPGPRETQRPGPAALNPPQTGPGPAAMRPPKTGPGRAAVRPPQTGPGPAAVRPPQTGPGPAQVNPPRPDGDADVAPDRASLSPEQVPLGLGLQVDPLVVEQVEVLTRGQSTNQDWFTWRKNRITASVAHRIAHCRFVNGKSKAPPPSYLAAVTGEGRSVQTRAMSWGVQMEAKAVRRYQEMKSTALGRSVSVQECGLFIDKRQPWLAASPDGIVTDSQTGQWLLCLEVKCPYKHRQRTVEDACRQDPAFCLEITDHTPPSRLKTSPPVYRLKTSHSYYTQIQVQLAVTGLRGAELAVFTLKELAIVPVTFDPAMWDATLSKLEMFYRDAVLPHLRQGTQQDAAAAPEL; encoded by the exons ATGAGGAAGCAGCTCTCAGCAGCAGACCAGAACCCGGTCATCCCGAAGGTCCGATATCACCCGAGCATCCAGACCCCCCCCATACCCGGACCCAGAGAGACCCAGAGGCCCGGACCGGCCGCCCTGAACCCCCCTCAGACTGGGCCTGGACCGGCTGCCATGCGCCCCCCTAAGACTGGGCCTGGACGGGCTGCCGTGCGCCCCCCTCAGACTGGGCCTGGACCGGCTGCAGTGCGCCCCCCTCAGACTGGGCCTGGACCGGCTCAGGTGAATCCACCCAGACCTGACGGAG ATGCCGATGTGGCCCCTGACCGGGCCTCCCTCAGCCCGGAGCAGGTTCctctgggtctgggtctgcaGGTGGACCCCCTGGTCGTGGAGCAGGTGGAGGTTCTGACCCGCGGGCAGAGCACCAACCAGGACTGGTTCACCTGGAGGAAGAACCGCATCACGGCCTCCGTGGCTCACCGCATCGCTCACTGCCGCTTTGTTAACGGCAAGAGCAAAGCCCCGCCCCCCTCCTACCTGGCTGCTGTCACAG GTGAGGGGCGCAGTGTCCAGACCAGAGCCATGTCCTGGGGGGTCCAGATGGAGGCCAAGGCGGTCCGCAGGTATCAG GAGATGAAGAGTACGGCTCTGGGCCGCTCCGTCTCCGTCCAGGAATGCGGTTTGTTCATCGACAAGCGGCAGCCCTGGTTGGCTGCGAGTCCCGACGGCATCGTGACGGACAGCCAGACCGGCCAATGGCTGCTCTGCCTGGAGGTCAAGTGTCCGTACAAACACCGGCAGCGTACGGTGGAGGACGCCTGCAGGCAAGACCCGGCCTTCTGTCTGGAGATAACGGACCACACG CCCCCGTCCCGTCTGAAGACGTCCCCCCCGGTGTACCGTCTGAAGACGTCCCACAGTTACTACACTCAGATCCAGGTGCAGCTGGCGGTGACGGGGCTGCGTGGCGCCGAGCTGGCCGTGTTCACGCTGAAGGAGCTGGCCATCGTCCcggtgacctttgaccccgcCATGTGGGACGCCACGCTGTCCAAACTGGAGATGTTCTACAGAGACGCCGTGCTGCCCCACCTGAGACAGGGCACGCAGCAGGACGCGGCCGCCGCGCCAGAGCTGTAG